The Vulpes vulpes isolate BD-2025 chromosome 10, VulVul3, whole genome shotgun sequence genome has a window encoding:
- the UBE2L3 gene encoding ubiquitin-conjugating enzyme E2 L3 isoform X3, whose product MAASRRLMKDNPPYDKGAFRIEINFPAEYPFKPPKITFKTKIYHPNIDEKGQVCLPVISAENWKPATKTDQVIQSLIALVNDPQPEHPLRADLAEEYSKDRKKFCKNAEEFTKKYGEKRPVD is encoded by the exons GACAACCCTCCATATGATAAGGGGGCCTTCAGAATCGAAATCAACTTTCCAGCAGAGTACCCATTCAAACCACCGAAGatcacatttaaaacaaagatctATCATCCGAACATTGATGAAAAGGGGCAGGTCTGTCTGCCAGTAATTAGTGCTGAAAACTGGAAGCCAGCAACCAAAACCGACCAAG TAATCCAGTCCCTCATAGCACTGGTGAACGACCCCCAGCCCGAGCACCCACTTCGGGCTGACCTAGCTGAAGAATACTCTAAGGACCGTAAAAAATTCTGTAAGAACGCTGAAGAGTTTACAAAGAAATACGGGGAGAAGCGACCTGTGGACTAA